Proteins encoded together in one Penicillium digitatum chromosome 1, complete sequence window:
- a CDS encoding Dynactin p62 produces the protein MSRPFPYTYISCPCADTPVPDPARKRRSRESPQKPPPERGNTDQGKKSSAKGEHQEEDEDEEQTFDPRSPRSNFSLYPPEQLLYCEECHQIKCPRCITEEIVSWYCPNCLFETPSSLVRSDSNRCGRNCFNCPVCTAPLAVSTIENATGNGPQQGPWVLSCGYCLWTTLDIGIKFDKPTNIRSQLQKMTDSTPPAALDRSRQASRTFADLKHPLSSFASVDEQSNAHERDEEQTTPKEDPAAPPMGTDARFAALKSFYRTQIAETSNSPNDHLSSEFGFSSPGALNRLMSLYASSSRLSGLYGGSKKPKTKLPVMREALTASEGLQIAPENNEADMIARLQSPECGWDGMASINQRATQSPDARFVDDLLPLPVLLRTKRAKRCKSCKHILVKPESKPQSTRFRIRLIALSYIPLPTLRPLALSSSSALPAMVPTSDLNSLSPLRPIHVLLTLKNHMFDPVRITLATPPVTPGRVATKVTVLSPQFEIGANSDVWDEALQGGSAPLTSDSRPAALRGVPEAGKVWDKGRNWTTVVLEVVPGTLPGSSAESGGGNPKTETHDEDVLTVAASRQDEDVLEIPVFVHMDWDADAQLDQQNVGKGSKPDDKVTRELAYWMVLGVGRIQASL, from the exons ATGTCGCGTCCTTTCCCATATACCTACATATCATGCCCCTGCGCTGACACCCCGGTCCCCGACCCAGCCAGGAAACGGAGGTCGAGGGAATCTCCGCAGAAACCACCACCAGAGCGGGGGAACACAGACCAAGGGAAGAAATCTTCAGCAAAAGGGGAACAccaagaagaggatgaggacgAAGAGCAAACTTTCGATCCCCGCTCTCCGCGGTCCAACTTCTCGTTGTACCCGCCTGAACAGCTTCTCTACTGTGAGGAGTGTCACCAGATCAAATGTCCCCGATGTATAACGGAGGAGATCGTGAGCTGGTATTGTCCTAACTGTTTGTTTGAAACGCCGAGTAGCTTGGTGCGAAGCGACAGTAACCG GTGTGGCCGGAATTGCTTCAATTGTCCTGTTTGTACAGCTCCGCTGGCTGTGAGCACCATTGAGAATGCTACAGGGAACGGGCCTCAGCAGGGTCCGTGGGTGTTGTCTTGCGGATACTGTCTTTGGACGACGCTAGACATCGGCATCAAATTTGACAAGCCGACAAATATCCGTAGTCAACTGCAAAAGATGACAGATTCCACTCCCCCGGCTGCTCTCGACCGCTCGAGGCAAGCTTCTCGTACTTTTGCAGATTTGAAACATCCTTTGTCCAGCTTCGCCTCGGTTGACGAGCAATCCAATGCGCACGAGCGTGATGAAGAGCAAACGACACCAAAAGAAGACCCGGCTGCACCTCCAATGGGCACGGATGCCCGGTTCGCAGCCCTGAAAAGCTTTTACCGTACACAGATCGCTGAGACATCAAACTCGCCAAATGATCATCTAAGTTCAGAATTTGGGTTCTCCTCGCCCGGCGCCCTAAACCGGCTCATGTCTCTCTATGCATCCTCTTCGCGTCTAAGCGGGCTATATGGCGGCAGCAAGAAGCCCAAAACCAAGCTACCTGTCATGCGCGAAGCCCTGACTGCAAGCGAGGGCCTCCAGATTGCCCCAGAAAACAACGAGGCGGACATGATTGCACGGCTTCAGTCACCAGAATGTGGCTGGGATGGCATGGCCTCGATAAACCAGCGCGCAACCCAATCACCGGACGCCCGCTTCGTCGATGATCTCCTCCCACTCCCAGTCCTCCTTCGCACCAAGCGAGCCAAGCGCTGCAAGTCCTGCAAGCACATCCTCGTGAAGCCCGAGAGCAAGCCACAGTCTACTCGCTTCCGCATCCGCCTCATTGCCCTCAGCTACATCCCCCTCCCAACTCTCCGCCCTCTAGCCCTCTCTTCCTCATCAGCCCTCCCAGCCATGGTCCCGACCTCCGACCTCAACTCCCTCTCCCCCCTGCGCCCAATCCACGTCCTTCTTACTCTAAAGAACCACATGTTCGACCCCGTCCGTATCACCCTCGCCACGCCCCCCGTGACCCCAGGCCGCGTTGCAACCAAAGTCACAGTTCTCTCTCCGCAGTTCGAGATTGGCGCCAACAGCGATGTCTGGGACGAGGCGTTGCAGGGTGGCTCTGCGCCCTTAACGAGTGACTCTCGCCCCGCCGCTTTACGCGGAGTCCCGGAGGCAGGCAAGGTGTGGGATAAAGGCCGGAACTGGACGACTGTCGTGTTGGAGGTTGTCCCTGGCACGTTGCCTGGGAGTAGTGCTGAGAGCGGTGGTGGTAATCCAAAAACCGAGACTCATGATGAGGACGTCTTGACAGTTGCGGCTTCTAGGCAGGATGAAGATGTGCTTGAGATTCCGGTCTTCGTGCACATGGATTGGGATGCGGATGCGCAGCTTGATCAACAAAATGTTGGGAAGGGGTCTAAGCCTGATGATAAGGTTACCAGGGAGTTGGCTTATTGGATGGTGCTTGGTGTGGGGAGAATTCAGGCTTCGTTGTAG
- a CDS encoding 40S ribosomal eS7 domain-containing protein translates to MSPKTATLSSNRKSRTLSECADPTGNSHSIQSANLPSVDITTSTSRSTPSLAIMAAINKIAPNSPSRQNPSELETAIAGALFDLESNTQDLKASLRPLQFVSAREVEVGHGKKAIIVFVPVPLLNNFHKIQQRLTRELEKKFSDRHVLFVAQRRILPRPKRSVNSRTTQTQKRPRSRTLTAVHDSILSDLVYPVEIVGKRTRTKEDGSKTLKVILDEKERGGVDHRLDAYGEVYRRLTGRSVAFEFPQSGAEF, encoded by the exons ATGAGCCCTAAGACGGCGACGCTAAGCTCAAATAGGAAATCACGCACCCTAAGCGAATGCGCCGATCCCACAGGAAATTCCCATTCGATTCAATCTGCGAACCTCCCCTCCGTCGACATCACCACCAGCACTTCCCGCAGCACCCCGTCGCTCGCAATAATGGCTGCCATCAACAAGATCGCCCCCAACTCGCCGTCCCGGCAGAACCCCTCCGAGCTGGAGACCGCGATCGCCGGCGCTCTCTTCGACCTTGAGAGCAACACACAGGACCTGAAGGCCAGCCTTCGTCCCCTGCAGTTCGTCTCTGCCCGCGAG GTTGAGGTCGGCCACGGCAAGAAGGCCATCATTGTCTTCGTCCCCGTCCCCCTCCTGAACAACTTCCACAAGATCCAGCAGCG TCTTACCCGTGAGCTCGAGAAGAAGTTCTCCGACCGCCACGTTCTCTTCGTGGCCCAGCGCCGCATCCTGCCCCGCCCCAAGCGCTCCGTCAACTCGCGCACCACCCAGACTCAGAAGCGCCCCCGCTCGCGCACTCTGACCGCTGTCCACGACTCCATCCTCTCCGACCTCGTCTACCCCGTCGAGATTGTCGGCAAGCGCACCCGCACCAAGGAGGACGGCTCCAAGACCCTCAAGGTCATCCTCGACGAGAAGGAGCGTGGTGGTGTCGACCACCGCCTCGATGCCTACGGCGAGGTCTACCGCCGTCTCACCGGCCGCTCCGTTGCCTTCGAGTTCCCCCAGAGCGGCGCTGAGTTCTAA